A genome region from Thermoplasmata archaeon includes the following:
- a CDS encoding tetratricopeptide repeat protein has product METRAFVRLVGEMLEAMDQHLAAARPVRDGFVVLSTDGFLFVFAPRADRVSPASVHHWLETNGAPAERLVLFSPDPVSGAVRGEVGDGGGTVVDGPAFVNLVQQLGIESPLLPPSPPVSGAPRGHYLPTVERLEAILGRARSWEDSGVPALSLRFYRQAAALKPEYLPALIGVARSLAILGQWKEADAAWKEVQALHPDNPDARLGRAVVLGALGRTDREIRAYRGLVRDFPDLTAAHAGLLGALIESEQWVEARGEVETMLRASPSDAHLRLLSALACERTGDAAGARLELNTARALGLTTEAEATARQSVEASIRVARQRASASPPPMSKPPAHARRSSAAPSRRLRSGRKGKLSSST; this is encoded by the coding sequence ATGGAGACCCGGGCGTTTGTCCGTCTCGTCGGCGAGATGCTCGAAGCGATGGACCAGCACCTCGCGGCCGCGCGGCCAGTGCGGGACGGGTTTGTCGTCCTCAGCACGGACGGGTTCCTCTTCGTGTTCGCCCCCCGCGCAGATCGGGTGAGCCCGGCATCGGTCCACCACTGGCTCGAGACAAATGGGGCCCCTGCGGAGCGGCTCGTGCTGTTCTCGCCCGATCCCGTGTCCGGCGCCGTCCGCGGGGAGGTGGGAGACGGCGGCGGGACCGTGGTCGATGGCCCCGCGTTCGTGAATCTCGTCCAGCAGCTGGGAATCGAGTCACCGCTCCTCCCCCCCTCTCCCCCGGTCAGCGGCGCTCCGCGCGGGCACTACCTCCCGACGGTCGAGCGGTTGGAGGCCATCCTGGGCCGGGCCCGGAGTTGGGAGGACTCGGGCGTTCCGGCGCTATCGCTCCGGTTCTATCGGCAGGCGGCCGCCCTCAAGCCGGAGTATCTACCCGCCCTCATCGGCGTGGCACGTTCGCTCGCGATCCTCGGACAGTGGAAGGAAGCAGATGCGGCCTGGAAAGAAGTGCAGGCGCTCCATCCGGATAACCCGGACGCTCGGCTCGGCCGTGCGGTCGTGCTCGGGGCGCTCGGTCGAACCGACCGGGAGATCCGTGCGTACCGGGGACTCGTGCGCGATTTCCCGGACCTCACTGCGGCGCATGCCGGCCTCCTCGGAGCGCTGATCGAGTCCGAGCAGTGGGTCGAAGCACGGGGCGAAGTCGAAACGATGCTCCGGGCTTCACCCTCGGACGCCCATCTACGCCTGCTCTCCGCTCTTGCCTGCGAACGCACCGGCGACGCCGCGGGAGCGCGCCTCGAGCTGAACACCGCGCGAGCCCTGGGCCTGACCACGGAGGCCGAGGCCACGGCACGGCAGAGCGTGGAGGCGTCCATCCGGGTCGCTCGGCAGAGGGCCTCCGCCTCACCCCCGCCGATGTCGAAGCCCCCGGCCCACGCCCGGCGAAGTTCCGCCGCTCCCTCCAGGCGGCTCCGGTCCGGGCGAAAAGGTAAGCTATCCTCTTCGACGTAG
- a CDS encoding cobalamin-binding protein: MRIVSVLPSATEIVCALGHASDLVGRSEECDYPPAVRSRPAVMRPKHRDGHLSSEEIDARVREVRGRGESLYTLDIPLLTKLAPQLLLTQDLCGVCSVTEEEVVAACREAGIAPTIVSLTPRTLSDVWDTVGAVARAIGDEAAGDRIEAELRARSTAPPLSGRVPLVAIVEWLDPPILAGLWTPDIVRAAGGDAIGPCSGEPGIRTTWEEIDRYAPDLVVLSPCSFSVERTQSELERPSLHAGMDRLTPRLGIYIADEAYFSRPGPRLADGIDMVRGLLTGREDAHPMPVRRWASSTRKIE, translated from the coding sequence ATGCGCATCGTCTCCGTTCTACCGAGTGCCACCGAGATCGTCTGCGCTCTCGGCCACGCGTCGGATCTAGTCGGTCGGAGCGAGGAGTGCGACTACCCACCCGCCGTGCGATCCCGGCCGGCGGTCATGCGACCGAAGCACAGGGACGGCCATCTCTCCTCGGAGGAGATCGATGCGCGAGTGCGCGAGGTTCGGGGCCGGGGGGAAAGCCTGTACACATTGGACATCCCCCTGCTCACGAAGCTCGCGCCCCAGCTGCTCCTCACCCAGGACCTATGCGGCGTCTGTTCGGTAACGGAGGAGGAGGTCGTCGCCGCGTGCCGTGAGGCCGGGATCGCTCCGACGATCGTTTCGCTGACCCCCCGGACGCTCTCCGACGTGTGGGACACGGTCGGGGCGGTGGCACGTGCGATCGGGGACGAGGCCGCGGGCGATCGGATCGAAGCCGAGCTGAGGGCCCGGTCGACCGCACCCCCTCTGTCCGGCCGTGTCCCACTGGTGGCCATCGTGGAATGGCTGGATCCCCCTATCCTCGCCGGCCTGTGGACGCCGGATATCGTGCGCGCGGCCGGCGGAGACGCGATCGGTCCGTGCTCCGGTGAGCCCGGCATTCGGACGACGTGGGAGGAGATCGATCGGTACGCTCCCGATCTCGTCGTGCTCAGCCCGTGCAGCTTTTCCGTGGAGCGAACGCAGTCGGAACTGGAACGCCCTTCGCTGCACGCCGGCATGGACCGCCTCACTCCCCGCCTCGGGATCTACATCGCCGACGAGGCCTACTTCAGCCGGCCGGGCCCCCGGCTCGCGGACGGGATCGATATGGTTCGGGGGCTCCTGACGGGTCGTGAGGATGCGCATCCGATGCCTGTGCGGCGGTGGGCGTCCTCCACGAGGAAGATCGAATGA